The Lagopus muta isolate bLagMut1 chromosome 4, bLagMut1 primary, whole genome shotgun sequence genome has a window encoding:
- the JCHAIN gene encoding immunoglobulin J chain, with protein MKSSLPWVVLAISLGFVLVAGYEWNDDGEERVLVNNKCKCVTVTSKFVPSKDNPEEEVLERNIRIVVPLKSRQNISDPTSPLRTNFVYRMTELCKRCDPIEIELGGETYQAQQSNSCNEPETCYTYDRDKCYTTTIPFVYHGETKQIQAALTPTSCYAD; from the exons ATGAAGAGCTCTTTGCCGTGGGTGGTTTTGGCCATCTCCCTGGGGTTCGTCCTTGTGGCAG GTTATGAATGGAATGATGATGGTGAGGAGCGTGTGCTGGTTAATAACAAGTGTAAGTGCGTAACAGTGACCTCAAAGTTCGTCCCCTCCAAAGACAATCCTGAGGAAGAAGTCCTGGAGAGAAACATACGTATCGT TGTCCCACTCAAGAGCCGACAGAATATCTCTGATCCCACATCCCCACTAAGAACCAATTTTGTCTACCGCATGACCGAACT CTGCAAAAGATGTGATCCCATAGAAATTGAGCTGGGAGGAGAGACATACCAGGCCCAGCAGAGCAACTCCTGCAACGAGCCAGAAACCTGCTACACTTACGACAGGGACAAGTGCTACACCACAACCATCCCGTTTGTCTACCATggggaaacaaagcaaattcaAGCAGCGCTGACGCCAACATCCTGCTATGCCGACTAG